From Desulfuribacillus stibiiarsenatis, a single genomic window includes:
- a CDS encoding PPC domain-containing DNA-binding protein, translating into MEFRKIDNTYVVRIDKGEEIIETLKKFCTEQNIKLGLVSGLGAVNKATIGLFETGTKKYHSTELTGDFEIASLTGNISTMNGETYLHFHACLSDDKYATYGGHLNAATVSATAEIVIITFNGSVDRAFSEEIGLNLLKF; encoded by the coding sequence ATGGAATTCAGAAAAATTGATAACACCTATGTCGTTAGAATTGACAAAGGCGAAGAAATTATTGAGACTTTGAAAAAATTCTGCACAGAGCAAAACATAAAATTAGGTCTTGTCAGTGGTCTTGGTGCTGTGAACAAGGCTACCATTGGTTTGTTTGAAACAGGCACTAAGAAATATCACTCTACAGAACTTACAGGGGATTTCGAAATTGCTAGCTTGACTGGAAACATTTCCACGATGAATGGGGAGACCTATTTGCATTTCCATGCATGTTTATCAGATGATAAATATGCGACGTATGGAGGGCATTTAAATGCAGCTACTGTAAGTGCAACAGCGGAAATTGTGATCATTACTTTTAATGGTTCTGTTGATCGAGCATTTAGTGAAGAAATCGGATTGAATTTATTGAAATTTTAA
- a CDS encoding ABC transporter substrate-binding protein, giving the protein MKTKKILLYALVVVMSLVLIVGCGSKTTPSSQPDQGGKSTAEEVIKIGGNFELTGGVAEFGKKGENGAKLAIKEINEQGGILGGKKIVYVGADNKSEAGESTAATTKLITMDKVVGIVGPMTSGNTLAAIPVVTEHKIPLVTPTGTNSKVTVNDNGSVNAWLFRACFIDPFQGEVAANFALDTLKVSKAALVIDQKGDYAKGLADSFKKTFEAAGKEVVASELYVAGQDTDFRSILTNIRSKNPDIIFVPGYYGEVGMIVKQARELGITAAILGGDGWGSGPIVDVAGKDAMNNTYYVDHVASDDPAIAEFNANYKKEYNQDADSFGALGYDATKMLIAAIEAAGSTDAEAIRLALETTSGFQGVSGAINIDAATHNPKKSATILEFKDGEKVFATRVDPK; this is encoded by the coding sequence GTGAAAACAAAGAAAATTTTATTGTACGCTTTAGTAGTTGTAATGAGCTTAGTCTTAATCGTCGGTTGTGGATCAAAAACTACTCCAAGTTCTCAACCAGACCAAGGTGGAAAGAGCACTGCAGAAGAAGTAATTAAAATCGGTGGTAACTTCGAATTAACAGGTGGAGTTGCTGAATTCGGTAAAAAAGGTGAAAATGGCGCAAAACTTGCAATTAAAGAAATTAACGAGCAAGGTGGTATCCTTGGCGGAAAGAAAATCGTGTATGTAGGCGCTGATAATAAGTCAGAGGCAGGAGAATCAACTGCTGCTACAACGAAGTTAATCACTATGGATAAAGTTGTAGGTATTGTTGGTCCGATGACATCAGGAAATACATTAGCAGCAATTCCAGTTGTAACTGAACATAAAATCCCTCTTGTAACACCTACAGGAACCAATTCAAAGGTTACTGTGAATGACAATGGTTCTGTGAATGCATGGTTATTCAGAGCATGCTTTATCGATCCTTTCCAGGGTGAAGTAGCTGCTAACTTTGCACTTGATACATTAAAAGTGTCAAAAGCTGCATTAGTAATCGATCAAAAAGGTGACTACGCAAAAGGTTTAGCTGATAGCTTTAAGAAGACTTTTGAAGCTGCTGGAAAAGAAGTTGTTGCTTCAGAACTATATGTTGCTGGGCAAGATACAGATTTCCGTTCAATTTTAACAAATATTCGTTCTAAAAATCCTGATATCATCTTCGTTCCTGGTTACTATGGTGAAGTTGGTATGATTGTAAAGCAAGCTCGTGAATTAGGTATTACAGCTGCCATCTTAGGTGGAGACGGATGGGGATCTGGGCCAATCGTAGATGTTGCTGGCAAAGATGCGATGAACAACACGTATTATGTTGACCATGTAGCATCAGATGACCCTGCGATAGCTGAATTCAATGCGAACTATAAGAAAGAATACAATCAAGATGCAGACAGTTTCGGCGCACTTGGCTATGATGCTACGAAAATGTTGATTGCTGCAATTGAAGCGGCTGGAAGTACAGATGCTGAGGCAATCCGATTAGCTTTAGAGACTACAAGCGGATTCCAAGGTGTAAGTGGAGCAATCAATATCGATGCGGCTACACATAACCCGAAGAAGAGTGCTACAATCCTAGAGTTTAAAGATGGCGAGAAGGTATTCGCTACAAGGGTTGACCCTAAGTAA